From a region of the Paraburkholderia caribensis genome:
- a CDS encoding RNA polymerase sigma factor, producing MTLRGADRHADRDARSMAEAVARRGYGKLVALLAMRTRDVAAAEDALADAFAAALADWPERGCPANPEAWLMTVARRRAIDGARHRRVGDEVVNQLAILADEIDERETGMLPDRRLALLFACTHPALEAAIRTPLMLQVVLGLEAKTIASAFLMSPAAMSKRLGRAKNKIREAGIPFSVPEREELPDRLAAVLEAVYAVFAEGWTDPVGGDTERRDLTGEALFLAQLLVELLPEEPETLGLLALMLYAQARCDARRDAAGDYVPLSAQDPATWNAPMIDAADALLHRASAFNAIGRFQLEAALQSAHVHRCRTHRPNWDEIVQLYDALHTIAASPVVAVNRALALAERDGAPAALDALEPYADDPRLADYQPYWAARADLLARVGATAEACCAYDLAIGLARDPAVRRFLQRKRLALSSASG from the coding sequence ATGACTCTGCGCGGCGCCGACCGTCACGCTGACCGCGACGCGCGCTCGATGGCCGAGGCGGTCGCGCGCCGCGGTTACGGCAAGCTCGTCGCGCTGCTGGCGATGCGCACGCGCGACGTCGCCGCAGCCGAAGACGCGCTGGCCGACGCGTTCGCGGCCGCGCTCGCCGATTGGCCGGAGCGCGGCTGCCCCGCCAATCCCGAAGCGTGGTTGATGACGGTCGCGCGCCGCCGTGCGATCGACGGGGCGCGCCATCGCCGCGTCGGCGACGAAGTGGTGAACCAGCTCGCGATCCTCGCCGACGAGATCGACGAACGTGAAACAGGCATGTTGCCCGACCGGCGGCTTGCGCTGCTATTCGCGTGCACGCACCCCGCGCTCGAAGCCGCGATTCGCACGCCGCTGATGCTGCAGGTGGTGCTCGGGCTCGAAGCGAAGACGATTGCGTCGGCGTTCCTGATGTCACCCGCGGCGATGAGCAAGCGCCTCGGGCGGGCGAAGAACAAGATCCGCGAAGCGGGCATTCCGTTCAGCGTGCCCGAGCGCGAGGAGTTGCCCGACCGGCTCGCGGCGGTGCTGGAAGCGGTGTATGCCGTCTTTGCGGAAGGTTGGACCGACCCGGTCGGCGGCGATACCGAGCGACGCGATCTCACAGGTGAAGCGCTGTTTCTTGCACAACTGCTCGTCGAACTGCTGCCCGAGGAGCCGGAGACGCTGGGGCTGCTCGCGCTGATGCTGTACGCGCAGGCGCGTTGCGACGCACGACGCGATGCCGCCGGCGACTACGTTCCGCTGTCGGCTCAGGACCCGGCGACATGGAACGCGCCGATGATCGACGCAGCCGACGCATTGCTGCATCGCGCGAGCGCGTTCAACGCAATCGGGCGTTTCCAGCTCGAAGCCGCGCTGCAATCGGCACATGTGCACCGCTGCCGCACGCACCGCCCGAACTGGGACGAGATCGTCCAGCTTTATGATGCGCTGCACACAATCGCAGCGTCGCCGGTGGTCGCGGTGAATCGCGCGCTCGCGCTGGCGGAACGGGACGGCGCGCCGGCAGCGCTCGACGCGCTCGAGCCGTATGCAGACGATCCGCGGCTGGCCGACTATCAGCCGTACTGGGCTGCGCGCGCCGATCTGCTGGCGCGGGTCGGCGCGACGGCCGAAGCATGCTGCGCGTACGATCTCGCGATCGGCCTGGCGCGCGATCCGGCTGTGCGCCGGTTCCTGCAGCGCAAGCGTTTAGCGCTGTCGTCGGCGAGCGGTTAG
- a CDS encoding FAD-dependent oxidoreductase, producing the protein MLTIDDIRAIPLFSTLPDNELENLAHTSADLHLCAGEFAVHEGGERALYAVLTGKMEVIKTFDGIERTLGWRLPGTIFGEVPLALSSPFPGAYRAAEPSRVMRVDAQRYYTLAAASPEVALKMGALARERIGGLQGLSAEPPKPRVTLVGNRWDTACTALRQFLARNQISCDWMTPDAPELPARWPGARPPEEDCPALRLVDGTVLCRPATRQIAGLLGLQTQPRLAAYDTLIIGGGPAGLAAAVYGASEGLRTVVVEREAPGGQAGTSSRIENYLGFPNGVSGDELASRALQQAKRLGAEILVTRSIARIDVDGRNVHLDGGDVIHARTIILATGVTWRRLAIDGFDRFIGKGIYYGASRSEASATHGLDVYLIGGGNSAGQAALYFANHARMVTLVLRGDSLEKSMSRYLIEQLRSKSNVAVQLRSEVVGAQGDSHLTAVDIREGPGAEVSRHDCGGLFVFIGADAETGWLPTEIARDARGYVLTGDDVVKAGYWSCSRDPYLLESSVPGVFACGDVRLSPVKRVASAVGEGSMAIAFAHKYLQHDAS; encoded by the coding sequence ATGCTCACAATCGACGACATCCGGGCAATTCCCCTGTTCTCGACACTCCCCGACAACGAGCTGGAAAATCTCGCGCACACGTCCGCCGACCTGCATCTGTGCGCGGGTGAATTCGCGGTCCATGAAGGTGGCGAGCGCGCGTTGTACGCCGTGCTGACCGGCAAGATGGAAGTCATCAAGACGTTCGACGGCATCGAGCGCACACTGGGCTGGCGACTGCCCGGAACCATCTTCGGCGAAGTGCCGCTCGCGCTGAGTTCCCCGTTTCCGGGCGCCTATCGGGCTGCGGAGCCGTCGCGTGTGATGCGCGTGGACGCGCAGCGCTACTACACACTCGCTGCCGCGTCGCCGGAAGTTGCGTTGAAGATGGGCGCCCTCGCCCGCGAGCGCATCGGCGGACTGCAGGGCCTCTCCGCCGAGCCGCCCAAGCCCCGCGTGACCCTTGTCGGCAATCGCTGGGACACGGCTTGTACCGCGTTGCGCCAGTTCCTGGCCCGCAACCAGATCAGCTGCGACTGGATGACGCCCGACGCGCCTGAACTGCCAGCGCGCTGGCCTGGCGCGCGCCCGCCAGAGGAGGATTGCCCGGCGTTGCGACTGGTCGACGGGACGGTGCTTTGCCGGCCGGCGACACGCCAGATCGCCGGATTACTGGGTCTGCAGACGCAGCCCCGCCTTGCCGCATACGACACGTTGATCATCGGTGGTGGCCCGGCAGGTCTTGCTGCCGCAGTGTACGGTGCGTCGGAAGGCTTGCGCACCGTCGTGGTGGAGCGCGAAGCGCCAGGCGGGCAAGCCGGGACCTCGTCGCGTATCGAGAATTACCTTGGCTTTCCAAACGGTGTGTCGGGCGACGAACTCGCAAGCCGTGCCTTGCAGCAGGCAAAGCGGCTGGGTGCCGAGATTCTGGTGACACGATCAATCGCTCGAATCGATGTCGACGGGCGTAACGTTCACCTCGACGGAGGCGACGTCATCCATGCGCGAACGATCATTCTCGCGACGGGCGTCACGTGGCGCCGCCTCGCGATCGATGGCTTCGACCGGTTTATCGGCAAAGGAATTTACTACGGCGCGTCACGCAGCGAAGCGAGCGCCACGCATGGACTCGACGTCTATCTGATCGGCGGTGGAAACTCGGCCGGCCAGGCTGCTTTGTACTTTGCCAATCATGCACGCATGGTGACGCTCGTCTTGCGAGGCGATTCACTTGAGAAGAGCATGTCGCGTTATCTGATCGAGCAGCTTCGCAGCAAGTCGAACGTGGCGGTGCAACTGCGTTCAGAAGTTGTCGGCGCGCAAGGCGATAGCCATCTGACCGCGGTCGACATACGCGAAGGGCCAGGCGCGGAAGTGAGCCGGCACGATTGCGGCGGCTTGTTCGTGTTCATCGGCGCCGATGCCGAAACCGGCTGGTTGCCGACGGAAATCGCGCGCGATGCGCGCGGATATGTTCTCACCGGCGACGACGTCGTCAAGGCGGGATACTGGTCTTGTAGCCGCGATCCCTACCTCCTCGAATCGAGTGTTCCTGGCGTGTTTGCCTGTGGGGATGTGAGGTTGAGCCCTGTCAAACGCGTCGCTTCAGCCGTCGGCGAGGGCAGCATGGCAATCGCGTTCGCTCACAAATATCTGCAGCACGACGCCAGCTAG
- a CDS encoding YciI family protein: MQYLLMIYSEEGRWHQMTDSERQQGVAAYHAYTEALKKAEVLAGANRLQQTNTATTVRLVDGKPQVLDGPFSDSKEQLAGYYLIDVPNLDAAIAWASRCPGAAHGIMEVRPVWTAPYDAPSAA, translated from the coding sequence ATGCAATACCTGTTGATGATCTACTCAGAAGAAGGCCGCTGGCACCAGATGACGGATAGCGAGCGGCAGCAAGGCGTCGCCGCGTATCACGCGTACACCGAAGCGTTGAAGAAGGCGGAGGTACTGGCGGGCGCAAACCGGCTACAGCAAACGAACACGGCCACCACGGTGCGGCTCGTCGACGGCAAGCCGCAGGTGCTTGACGGACCCTTTTCCGATTCGAAGGAGCAGCTTGCCGGTTACTACCTGATCGACGTGCCGAACCTGGACGCGGCGATCGCGTGGGCGTCGCGTTGTCCCGGCGCGGCGCACGGCATCATGGAAGTGCGCCCGGTCTGGACGGCCCCTTACGATGCGCCATCCGCTGCATGA
- a CDS encoding aminotransferase class V-fold PLP-dependent enzyme → MPGLLPDVDREGLLEYSVVYTDRSINHMSQLFQGVMRDISDALKKVYNAKAAIVVPGSGTFGMEAVARQFATNRKCLVIRNGWFSFRWSQIFDMGGIPSESVVLKARPVEPGRQAAYAPPPIEEVVAAIKEHKPDLVFAPHVETASGMMLPDAWLRAVADAVHAVGGMFVLDCIASGTVWVDMQASGVDVLISAPQKGWSASPCCALVMLSPLARERIDATTSTSFACDLRKWLQIMEAYENGGFAYHATMPTDSLAVLRDVMKETEAYGFDKVRAEQLELGKRVRSLLTAAGFKSVAAEGFQAPGVVVSYTDDDGIRSGKKFADAGLQIAPGVPLQCDEGEDFKTFRIGLFGLDKLHDIEGAVARLAKALDKIR, encoded by the coding sequence GTGCCAGGTCTACTTCCCGATGTCGACCGCGAGGGTCTCCTCGAGTACTCAGTCGTGTACACCGACCGATCAATCAATCACATGTCGCAGCTCTTTCAGGGCGTCATGCGCGATATTTCCGACGCCCTGAAAAAAGTCTACAACGCGAAGGCGGCTATTGTCGTCCCGGGCAGCGGGACTTTCGGCATGGAAGCCGTGGCCCGGCAGTTCGCGACGAACCGGAAGTGTCTGGTCATCCGCAATGGCTGGTTCAGTTTCCGCTGGTCGCAGATTTTCGACATGGGCGGCATTCCGTCTGAATCGGTGGTGTTGAAGGCGCGTCCCGTCGAACCAGGACGGCAGGCCGCCTATGCACCGCCTCCCATCGAGGAAGTGGTCGCTGCGATCAAGGAACACAAGCCGGATCTGGTCTTTGCGCCGCATGTCGAAACAGCATCCGGGATGATGCTGCCCGATGCCTGGTTGCGCGCGGTGGCTGACGCCGTGCATGCCGTCGGCGGCATGTTCGTGCTGGATTGCATCGCCTCGGGCACGGTCTGGGTGGACATGCAGGCGAGTGGCGTCGATGTCCTGATCAGCGCGCCGCAAAAGGGATGGAGCGCGTCGCCATGCTGTGCATTGGTCATGCTCAGCCCGCTTGCTCGCGAAAGAATCGACGCAACGACCAGCACCAGTTTCGCTTGCGATCTTCGCAAATGGCTGCAGATCATGGAGGCCTACGAAAACGGCGGCTTCGCGTACCACGCCACGATGCCCACGGACAGTCTCGCGGTGCTGCGTGACGTCATGAAGGAGACCGAGGCATACGGCTTCGACAAGGTGAGAGCGGAGCAGCTTGAACTCGGCAAGCGCGTTCGCTCACTGCTGACTGCCGCAGGTTTCAAAAGCGTCGCGGCCGAAGGTTTTCAGGCGCCGGGTGTCGTGGTCAGCTACACGGACGACGACGGCATACGATCAGGCAAGAAATTCGCCGATGCGGGCTTGCAGATCGCGCCTGGTGTCCCGCTTCAATGCGACGAGGGTGAAGATTTCAAGACCTTCCGCATTGGGTTGTTTGGCCTGGACAAACTGCATGACATCGAAGGTGCGGTCGCCAGGCTCGCCAAGGCGCTGGACAAAATTCGTTAG